Part of the Cottoperca gobio unplaced genomic scaffold, fCotGob3.1 fCotGob3_42arrow_ctg1, whole genome shotgun sequence genome, TTAAATAGGATAGACAAATAATAAGTGTTAAAAATGCAAGCTAAATTAACTTggaaatatacataaataatgtttatgtaATTTAGAATAGAATAACGAGTGTTAAAtcagtgttattttgtgttctaatacatgtatatacaaaataaaattctgaaaataaaatgtatgaaacaCCAAAGCATTGTACgtgttaattgtatttataattaaataacagCACAAAAGCATCggaaatatatgaaaatgtatgtttacaTATAATCTAAGAAAGTATAGTCTAGTATAGAAAGTAAAGcatgttctatatatatatatatatatatatgatattatatatatatgatattatatatatatatgatattatatatatatgatattatatccatccatccatcgtctaccgcttatccggaatcgggtcgcggttgatattatatatatatatatatatatatatatatatatatatatatatatatatatatatatatatatatatatatataatattatgtgtatatatatatataatattatgtgtatatatatatatatatatatatatatatatatatatatatatatatatatatatgatattatatatatatcatattcatCTGAAGGATTTTACTACCTCATTTTAGTTTACTAGTGTAATAATAGGCAATTGTTTTAATGAACTTGGAAATAATCTTGAATCATGATCACAGATAAGACTGGAATGTGATTGAAAGCTCTGTAAAATAtaagtaagtggaccttgagttgcgATTATACAGATAAAGTGTCGCTATTGACAGAAACGTGTAAAAGAAACCTGGCAACCACTTTCACCGTTTTAATAATCGGTCCGGGTAACAATCtgatttgttattatttgttattgacTTAGATCATAGTACATAGGTatcaaaatgacattaaatacatttgaatattttttcaaatatattCTTCAACTAAATGTTGTATGTAAACAATGCGTGATTTGTTGAGACAGAATGGTTCCGCTCTTATTTCCATCGGACCTATATTAGCGACGAACCAAACGTTGAAACTGCAAAAATccaaatcacacattttaacatttacagctaatatttattgaatattaATCCCAAGACATGGCGGAACAACCAGTGAGAGTGTAAGTTTAACTTGAGATATACTTTATAGTTACTTTAATGGCGTTTCATCTCGTTAAATGTTGAACATGTTatgtttatttctatatttcattTTAACCATGATGTGACAGTGTGTCTGTTAGATTTCAATGTCTAGTAAAAacgtatttatttaaatgttaatatcatCAACATTTAACGTTTTTCTTTCTGGACAATGATGGCTTCTTATTTCTAAACTTCAGTGGGTCAAATTGTTCCATTTGCTACCTGGGTCCGAAGAGAGCCGACACGACACGCGACGACCCCCGCCGAGCCTCATTCAAAATCCATCTAATTTAAGATCGCAGTTCTCATTGgcacattattataaattataaaacgTGATATAGAAGCATAAACGATATCCTTAGTGGGGACTTAAAACATCGGCATACATACACTCCACTGAAATACCTGAACTATAAGAGATTTTGAATCTGACACTAAcacaatgttgagttacaacTTGATCTGGTACATGTTTGTTCTTAAATGTTACTGATGTAAAAGGCACGTATTGGTCATGTCATGTCTGCCGAATTGAAATGTTATTCCTACATGTTTACCAACCAACAAGAcgcattttaaagtatttttttaggCTGTAAAGGAAGTATTTTGGGAGAGAATGGTCTTAAATGcttatttaaaggaatattcaGTTTCTTTTTGACGAGCAGAGCtactacatatttatttattgtacttaCTGACTATGTCCCATGTTCTTTTTTTGATGTAAAGacatattaaagtattaaagtgtCTATTTGCAGCTTGGCATGTGGAGATGTTGGAGGCAGGCTGACCGCTCTGTTCAATCGAGTCCAGGCCATCCAGAAGAAGACCGGACAGTTTGATGTGAGTCGTGTGAGATTTATGTTTTAAAGTTGCAGAATCATCTTTTGATTCTGATCTTTGGTGCTATTGTTCtcgcagctgctgctgtgtgttggaGAGTTTTTTGGGACGACGCCGGAGGCCGAAGCAGAGTGGCAACAGTACAAAACTGGAGCCAAGAAAGGTGCGAGCTTCTGGATCACCAACTGTTGCACACGGTTTCTCTTCTCTTCGACATCAGTTGTCGgaagtttacatttttaagaagAAAACTATTTTGCCTCGAGTGCCCTCTCTACAGAACCTACACTTCCCTTCCTCTTCCCTTAACTAAAGTGTCCTTGGTGCCTCCTCAGCTCCCATCCACACTTACATCCTCGGAGCAGCGAGCCAGGACACGGCGAAGAGTTTCTCCAGCGCTGAAGGCGGCGAGCTGGCTGACAACATCACGTATCTGGGTACGACTGTGAGGCCACGAAAGGAAGTGACACATCTCACGCACATTAAACTTCCCACCATTAAACATGGTTgatctgtgtgtttttaggaagGCGCGGCGTGTTTACAGGCGTGTCGGGATTACAGATAGCCTACGTCAGCGGCCGGGAGGCGCTGCAGGAGCCGGCCCCCGCTCACTGCTTCACATCCAAAGATCTGTCGGCCCTCGTGGCCCCGCTGACCAGCAGCTCCAAGTTCAGAGGAGTCGACATCCTGCTGACGTCACAGTGGCCCCGAGGAGTGTGGCACTACGGAAACAACCCGGTAACAAGCCCTCGATGTGTCAATAGTTGGTTTTGTATTAAGTTGCAATAATCAATATCTTTTTACCAACgtatgaaataataatgttgtaaatTGAGACGGATTCTGGTTTGGAGTATTTCCACCGAGGTGGTCATCATCGATACGTCTCTGCAGCTCGGGTTTCTACGGAAACAGATGTTGTAGTGAGATCGATTTGTGAGTAAAGTGATGAAGTTTGAactctgctgttgttttcacGCGTTGCAGGAAGTGAACACAAAGTTCTGCGGGAGCAGCTCCGTCGCTAAACTTGCCGACCACCTGAAACCAAGATACCACTTTGCTGCACTAGAGGGCGCTCACTACGAAAGACTCCCGTACAGGTAGACGCCATTCACCTTAATGTGTTTACGCAACAACATATTTCTGCTGAATGTGCACTTTTACTTTGAGCTGATAGTTTGTTACTTAATGTAACAAGTTTTTATCTCTGATGTGTGAACGGATTGTAACGCATCTTAAAAGCGTAGACGGCACCAACAGTGTGTAGCTAACGTACTTTATCAGCTGACGTTAGGAAACAACCAACAGCAGATCCATGCAGCGTAGCTGAGCtacagctagctggctaaccTTAGCTCGCTCGCTAACATGTAACTCGCAGTTAGGTGGTTGGCTAGCTCGCCAAATTAATTCACCAGCTAAAGCGAtccatgatgtgtgtgtttacagcactgtgtgtgtgtgtgtgtgtttacagcactgtgtgtgtgtgtttacagcactgtgtgtgtgtgtttacagcactgtgtgtgtgtgtgtgtgtttacagcactgtgtgtgtgtgtgtgtgtgtgtgtgtgtgtgtgtgtgtgtgtgtttacagcactgtgtgtgtgtgtgtgtgtgtgtttacagcactgtgtgtgtgtgtgtgtgtttacagcactgtgtgtgtgtgtgtgtttcaggaatCATGTTATTCTCCAGGAAAATGCTCAGCACGTCAGCCGCTTCATCGCCCTGGCAACCGTCAACAACCCCGCCAAGCAGAAGGTGTGAGATGCAACTGTGACAGACTCTTAAAACCTATTCCATACAATAAACCATCACTTCatgatctgtctgtctctctctctgtctctctctctgtctgtctgtctgtctgtctgtctgtctgtctgtctgtctgtctgtctgtctgtctctctgtctgtctgtctgtctgtctgtctgtctgtctctctctctctctgtctgtctctctgtctctctgtctgtctgtctgtctgtctctctgtctgtctctctgtctgtctgtctctctctctgtctgtctgtctgtctctctctgtctctctgtctgtctctctgtctgtctctctctctgtctgtctctctctctgtctgtctctctctgtctgtctgtctgtctctctctgtctctctgtctgtctctctgtctgtctctctctctgtctgtctctctctctgtctgtctgtctgtctgtctgtctgtctgtctctctgtctgtctgtctgtctgtctgtctgtctgtctgtctgtctctctctctctctgtctgtctctctgtctgtctgtctgtctgtctgtctgtctctgtctgtctctctgtctgtctctctctctgtctgtctgtctctctctctgtctgtctgtctgtctctctctgtctctctgtctgtctctctgtctgtctctctctctgtctgtctctctctctgtctgtctctctctctgtctgtctgtctctctctgtctgtctctctctctgtctgtctctctctctgtctgtctggtctctctctcgtctgtctctctctctgtctgtctctctctgtctcctctgtctgtctctgtctctctgtctgtctctctctgtctgtctctctctgtctgttctgtctgtctctctgtctgtctgtcctctctgtctgtctctctgtctgtctgtctctgtcttctctctgtctgtctgtctctctgtctgtctctctgtctgtctgtctctctctgtctgtctctcgtctctctgtctctctgtctgtctgtctctctctgtctgtctctgtctctctgtctgtctgtctgtctctctctgtctgtctgtctgtctctctctgtctcgtctgtctgtctcgtctctctgtctgtcgtctctctcttcttcctctgtctgtctgtctgtctgtctgtctgtctgtctctctgtctgtctgtctgtctgtctgtctgtctgtctctctctctctctgtctgtctctctgtctgtctgtctgtctgtctgtctgtctctctgtctgtctctctgtctgtctgtctctctctctgtctgtctgtctgtctctctctgtctctctgtctgtctctctgtctgtctctctctctgtctgtctctctctctgtctgtctctctctgtctgtctgtctgtctctctgtctgtctctctctctgtctgtctctctctctgtctgtctgtcctctctctctgtctgtctctctctctgtctgtctctgtctctctctgtctgtctctctctgtctgtctctctctgtctgtctctctctgtctgtctgtctgtctctctgtctgtctgtctctctgtctgtctctctgtctgtctgtctctctgtctgtctctctgtctgtctgtctctctgtctgtctctctgtctgtctgtctctctctgtctgtctctctctctctctctctgtctgtctgtctctctctgtctgtctctgtctctctgtctctctgtctgtctgtctctctgtctgtctgtctctctgtctgtctgtctgtctctctctgtctgtctgtctctctgtctctctctctctgtctgtctgtctgtctgtctgtctgtctctctgtctgtctgtctgtctgtctctctctctgtctctctctctctctctctctgtctctgtctctctgtctctctgtctgtctctctgtctctctgtctgtctgtctgtctctctctctctctgtctgtctctctctctgtctctctctctgtctgtctgtctgtctctctctctgtctctctctctgtctgtctgtctgtctctctgtctgtctgtctgtctctctgtctgtctgtctgtctctctctctgtctctctctctgtctgtctgtctgtctctctgtctctgtctctctgtctctctgtctctgtctctctgtctctctgtctgtctctctgtctctctgtctgtctgtctctctctgtctgtctgtctgtctgtctgtctgtctgtctgttctgtctgtctgtctctctgtctgtgtgctgcagTATTTGTACGCCTTCAACATAATCCCCATGAAGACCATGGTGGCATCAGAGCTGGTGAAGCAGCCGCAGGACGTGACAGAAAACCCCTACAGGTTCTCCACCAAAGACAAGACGGGCAAACAAAAGACGGGCTTCAgcaccgaggaggaggaggtacagagtgtactgtgtgtgtgtgtgtgtgtgtgtgtgtgtgtgtgtgtgtgtgtgtatgtgtgtgtgtgtgttaacatgctaaactaaattAGCGTTATTCTAAAACTGTAACTCTTGTTCCTAAAAGatgcattttaacatttcatctTTGTCCATTCTcaaaatgcagatttatttaaaagtgaaagtgatgaAAAGTCTTTTGTTGTTCAGGACGAAGTTTTAAATTCAGTTCTGTGTGAAGCGagtaatgacatttaaaaataaatagttttatacaTCTTTGTCCCAAAGAATGACGGGATGACATCATCTCATTATGGTGGTTTAACTTCtctgcacttttatttattttattttatttggtacagcttaataatatatttatattgtattgtaatttatatttagtgtttaatgtttttctaCAGTTTCTGTAAGTCACTGTGAACGGACACAAAGACTTTTCTTACTTCTAACATTCCCCCAGCTCTCGTCACGGCTGCCACTTTAATACTTTCTTTTAAAGATCATTTAAgttactcatttaaaatgtggcctctcccccctctctgtccGTTCAGGAGCCGGCCCATCAGTTCTTCTTTGACCTGAGCAACAAGCAGGGCGGGGGCTTTCGGGGCCGCGGcaggaagagacacacagacggagAAGGACGAGGACAAGACCAGCAGCGCGACGGAGGAGATCACCATGGACAGCACAAGCAGCCGCGCCGGCCCCGTGAGTCCAACACTGTAGCATTATGTAGTCTGGTAGTCCAGAAGTGTACGAAGACGTAAGAACATTCAGCTCAAGTCTTCTCAGAACAGTCGGTGTGCTGAAAAAGGGGTTTTAAGGAACCTCTAGAGGTCGAAGGGTTAACACGGCTGTGTTGTAATGTTGTGTCTTCTCATCGTGTGCAGCTCAGCCCACCGGTCCCTGCTGGTTCTGCCTGGCCAGCCCTCAGGTGGAGAAACATCTGGTCATCAGCATAGGAACACATGTGAGTGTATACTAAAGACATATGTGCAGACATTGTTATGTTATTACAGAAGTATCGTGAGGTAATCACAGGTGATTCTGTGTGCAGTGTTACCTGGCGCTGGCTAAAGGCAGCCTGACTCCTCAACACATGCTGATCCTGCCCATCGGTcactaccagtctgtggtggagCTGAGCGCAGAGGTGGTGCTGGAGATGGACAAGTACAAGACGGCCCTGAAGAGCTTCTACAAGAGCAAAGGAGAGCGCTGTGTGCTGTTTGAGAGGAACTACAGGAGCCAacacctgcagctgcaggtagagacacacacacacacacacacaaacacacacacacacacacacacacacacacacacacacacacacacacacacacacacacacacaggactgacagggttacattttcaaattatttatccctgggtcttccccggggtctcctcccagctggacgtgcctggaacacctccctagggaggcgcccaggtggctccttactagatgaaccacctcaactggctcctttcaacgtaaaggagcagcggctctactccgagtctctcctgatggctgagcttctcaccctatctctaagggagacgccagccacccgtctgagaaaacacatttcggccgcttgtacccgtgatctcgttctttcggtcatgaccataggtgagggtaggaacgaagatcgaccggtttattgagagctttgccttctggctcagctctcttttcgtcacaacggtgcggtaaagtgactgcagtaccgccccccgctgctccgattctcccgccaatctctcgctccatcgtcccctcactcgcgaacaagaccccgaggtacatgaactccttcacttggggtaatggctcattccctacccggagtaggcaatccaccggtttcctgctgagagccatggcctcagattttgaggtgctgatcctcatcccaaccgctgcacactcggctgcgaaccgatccagtgactgttgaaggtcacagaccgatgatgccataaggaccacatcatctgcaaagagcagcgatgagatcctcaggtcaccaaactgcaacccctctcctccacgactacgcctcgatatcctgtccatgaacatcacgaacaggattggtgataaagtgcagccctggcggaggccaacattcactgggaacgagtccgacttactgccgaatatccggacacaactctcgctttgggcgtacagggattggatggccctcagaagtgaccccctcaccccatactcccgcagcacctcccacagtatcacccgggggacccggtcatacgccttctccagatccacaaaacgcATGTAGACACATGTCGACTAccagccgaaccctcctttccagtaccttggagtctCACAAACAGAAGTAGTTAAAGTAATAGCCCTTGCGTAGAATTGATTCGCTGCGAATCAGTTGATGGAAACGTTCCTGATTCACGTGTTGTAACTTCAGGTCGTCCCGGTGCCGCTGAATCGCTGCACCACCGAGGACATCAAGGAGGCGTTCATGGTCCAGGCTCAGGAACAGCAGATGGAGCTGATGGAGATTCCTGAACACACCGACCTcaaacaggtacacacacacacactctgtctgtctgtctgtctctgtctctctctctgtctgtctctgtctgtctctctctctgtctctctctctgtctcgtctctctgtctgtctcgtctgtctgtctctctgtctgtctctgtctctctctctgtctgtctctctgctctgtctctgtctctgctgtctctctcatctctctgtctctgtctctgtctgtctctctgtctgctctctgtctcgtctgtctgtctctctgtctgtctgtctctctctctgtctgtctctcctcgtctctgtctctgtctgtctctct contains:
- the LOC115005997 gene encoding CWF19-like protein 1; the encoded protein is MAEQPVRVLACGDVGGRLTALFNRVQAIQKKTGQFDLLLCVGEFFGTTPEAEAEWQQYKTGAKKAPIHTYILGAASQDTAKSFSSAEGGELADNITYLGRRGVFTGVSGLQIAYVSGREALQEPAPAHCFTSKDLSALVAPLTSSSKFRGVDILLTSQWPRGVWHYGNNPEVNTKFCGSSSVAKLADHLKPRYHFAALEGAHYERLPYRNHVILQENAQHVSRFIALATVNNPAKQKYLYAFNIIPMKTMVASELVKQPQDVTENPYRFSTKDKTGKQKTGFSTEEEEEPAHQFFFDLSNKQGGGFRGRGRKRHTDGEGRGQDQQRDGGDHHGQHKQPRRPPQPTGPCWFCLASPQVEKHLVISIGTHCYLALAKGSLTPQHMLILPIGHYQSVVELSAEVVLEMDKYKTALKSFYKSKGERCVLFERNYRSQHLQLQVVPVPLNRCTTEDIKEAFMVQAQEQQMELMEIPEHTDLKQIAPPGTPYFSWSWTGENSTNRIHKHFPLQFGRTYPYTRSLLQHFRDHILLLASLPLPRSLAHIALPGKIQHARGASAKSSHPPIKFGLHVPLEPAYMRAASRLLGDSPRSSHTLTRGCRSHWSGRVPSGSPDHQRDAHDHAPPPRGLHFPPCWPSLIDPAPALVLAKRFLSTILVQYWHTIFSQAEVSTGKKNIVEPQTSRTRYVLKNLTVLGVPAPTLFLALSLNYAVRSHSTRGRPAPLIFPTPRSKQTPRTKAPGTTNPVTMSFLRGLPTMPLWEGITFPPFSRSGPGTGTPDGPPASHGDVSVSTTLKNSNRGGAISPTSALSGLLHTLNASILCQFGLTALRN